From a single Phragmites australis chromosome 7, lpPhrAust1.1, whole genome shotgun sequence genomic region:
- the LOC133925456 gene encoding uncharacterized protein LOC133925456 has protein sequence MVSICHYYFLITVDKQDTMEETILVGDDLMRGPPSPVIPKEIASHVLEGVELCDGILKNLFLCLQINDIEPFCQDEIVLYRQCAEKRDKEIREKMQDSEYKLGFSMPLEEAKDRATQHQSEVTLLGRRMILASGLEGMEGFRQRWSLHGQLEDTRKRLEALNRGMAKRENQSSTGEGTKPPARKRWFF, from the exons ATGGTGTCAATATgtcattattattttcttataaCAGTCGATAAGCAAGACACGATGGAGGAGACCATCCTAGTTGGTGATGATCTTATGCGTGGGCCACCATCCCCTGTCATACCAAAAGAGATTGCATCACATGTCCTTGAAGGTGTTGAGCTTTGTGATGGTATACTCAAGAATCTTTTCTTAT GCTTACAAATCAATGATATTGAGCCATTCTGCCAAGATGAAATTGTGCTATACCGTCAATGTGCTGAGAAAAGG GACAAGGAAATAAGAGAGAAGATGCAAGATAGTGAATATAAACTGGGTTTCTCGATGCCCCTGGAAGAAGCAAAGGATAGAGCTACCCAACACCAATCAGAAGTCACGTTGCTAGGAAG GCGAATGATTCTTGCTAGTGGACTTGAGGGTATGGAAGGATTTCGCCAAAGATGGAGCTTGCATGGACAGCTCGAAGATAcaag GAAAAGGCTAGAAGCACTGAACCGTGGCATGGCAAAAAGAGAGAACCAAAGTTCTACAGGGGAAGGGACAAAACCTCCAGCTAGGAAGAGGTGGTTCTTTTAG
- the LOC133923478 gene encoding uncharacterized protein LOC133923478: MASVRPCAVALLACAAAFLVAAVGAQPMDPDQPDNPILSDPNVIPVYMSPGAAPTYVSCYNNTNGQQGSEPTCSVLARQCPRGCPDTCYVHCPSCKLVCLCDLMGTECYDPRFVGGDGNKFLFHGRRDADFCLLSDANLHINAHFIGKRNAKGARDFTWVQALGIRSGGHRLYLGVRRTASWDDAVDRLAITFDGAPVPLDAVVGASWSPASAPALSVFRTGAANGVVVRLDGRFRIVANAVPVTEEDSRIHGYGLTTDDSLAHLNVAFKFYTMSADVHGVLGQTYRPDYVSAGMDMGAKIPVMGGARKYQVSDIFATDCEVARFAGEDGVAGSLDIIEEPTDALCGSGNGGAGLVCKK, translated from the exons ATGGCGTCCGTCCGACCCTGCGCGGTGGCGCTACTCGCCTGCGCCGCTGCATTCCTCGTCGCCGCGGTGGGCGCCCAGCCGATGGACCCTGATCAGCCGGACAACCCCATCCTGTCGGACCCGAACGTGATCCCCGTCTACATGAGCCCTGGCGCGGCTCCCACTTATGTGAGCTGCTACAACAACACAAATGGCCAGCAAGGGTCGGAGCCCACCTGCTCCGTCCTCGCGCGCCAGTGCCCCCGCGGCTGCCCCGACACCTGCTACGTCCACTGCCCCTCCTGCAAGCTCGTCTGCC TGTGTGATCTGATGGGCACAGAGTGCTACGACCCGCGCTTCGTGGGCGGCGACGGCAACAAGTTCCTGTTCCACGGCCGCCGGGACGCCGATTTCTGCCTGCTCTCGGACGCCAACTTGCACATCAACGCGCACTTCATCGGCAAGCGCAACGCGAAGGGCGCGCGGGACTTCACCTGGGTGCAGGCGCTCGGCATCCGCTCCGGTGGCCACCGCCTCTACCTCGGCGTCAGGAGGACGGCCAGCTGGGACGACGCCGTCGACCGCCTCGCCATCACCTTCGACGGCGCGCCCGTCCCGCTGGACGCCGTGGTCGGCGCCAGCTGGAGCCCGGCCTCCGCGCCCGCGCTGTCCGTTTTCCGCACCGGCGCGGCCAACGGCGTCGTGGTGCGCCTCGACGGGCGGTTCCGGATCGTCGCCAACGCGGTCCCTGTCACCGAGGAGGACTCGAGGATCCACGGGTACGGGCTGACCACCGACGACAGCCTGGCGCACCTCAACGTGGCGTTCAAGTTCTACACCATGAGCGCCGACGTGCATGGCGTGCTGGGCCAGACCTACAGGCCGGATTACGTCAGCGCCGGGATGGACATGGGCGCCAAGATCCCCGTGATGGGCGGCGCACGCAAGTATCAGGTGTCCGACATCTTCGCCACAGACTGCGAGGTGGCCCGCTTCGCCGGCGAAGACGGCGTCGCCGGGTCCCTGGACATCATCGAGGAGCCGACCGACGCGCTGTGCGGCAGCGGGAATGGCGGTGCCGGCCTGGTCTGCAAGAAGTGA